The genomic stretch GAATAAAGCTCAAGTGATCAATAAAATAGAATTAAATTAATTGGTTAAGCTTTAATAGTTATTTACTTTTAAAAGAAGAATTAATCAACTTATGTAAAATTTTTACTCACTTATTTCAAATAATAAAGATGCAGTTAGAATGAATTGTTATGGGTACAGTTTGATTTTTAAAAACTGTTATGGCTACTGAGCAGCTTAACTGTAATGCCCTGCTCATCCAGGAACAAAAAATGGAGTCTAAGTTTATGACAACTTCGCCTAATAAGACTCTCTACCACACGGTAGCGGATCGGATTCACGGACTCATTAGCGAAGGCACTCTCCAGCCAGGCGATCGCCTACCATCGGTGCGAAAATTACATCGACAGTGGTCAGTCAGTATTTCGACAGTCTTAGAAGCTTATCGTCTACTTGAAGATCGAGGATTAATTGAAGCTCGTCCCCAGTCAGGCTATTTTGTCAAAACCATATTAAATTTCCTGCCTGACGAGCCTAGTCTCAGCACACCGAAATCTGCTGATAATCCTGTTGATACGTCTTTAGCCTTTCGTGTAAATAGTTCAATGTTGAACCCTAGAATCATTGGTTTAGGAGCGGCGATCGCAGGCAGTAATCTTTTACCTATAGCTACCCTCAATCGTTTGATGGGCCAAGTGTTACGGGCTAAGCCTGAAGTTGCCCATCGCTATAGTTCACCACAGGGCTGTGAAGAATTACGTCATGAAGTGGCACGTCGTCTGATAGACACTGGTTGCTCTATTACGCCAGATCAGATCGTCATTACCAATGGAGCAACAGAAGCACTCTATCTTTCCTTAAAGGCTGTTACAAAGCCTGGTGATACCGTTGCCATTGAATCTCCTACTTATCATCTCCTATTAGAAACCCTAGCGGCTCTTCATCTCCAGATTCTGGAGTTGCCTACCCATCCTCAACATGGTGTTTCACTAATACACCTCGAAGATGCTTTGAAAAATCACCAAATTTCAGCCTGTGTCCTCATTGCAAATTTTAGCAACCCCCTAGGTAGTTGCATGAGTGATTCTAAAAAAAAACAGTTAATTAGTTTAATCAATCGCTATAATATTCCACTCATTGAAGATGACATTTATGGCGATCTTAACTTTACTGGAAATCGCCCAAAAGCAATTAAATCTTTTGATACTCAGGGTTTAGTCTTGTATTGTTCATCTATCAGTAAAACATTATCACCTGGATTAAGAATTGGTTGGGCTGTACCAGGACGTTATCAGACAAAAGTTGAGCAACTAAAGATGACGACCAACTATATGACAGCAGTTGCTCCACAACTGACAATTGCTGCATTTTTAGCAAACGGTGGTTATGATCGTCATTTACGAAAATTACGACGCACTTACCAGTCACAAATGTTAAATATGACTCAAGCAATTTGTCATTACTTTCCTAAAATGACCAAAGTATCTAGGCCAAAGGGAGGCTATGTTCTTTGGATCGAGATGCCAGAGATAGTTGATACTCTTCAGCTATACGAAGATGCGCTACGTCATAATATCGCCATTGCTCCAGGTAGTATGTTTTCTTCATCTGGCAGCTATCGTAAATGTTTTCGACTGAATTTTGGTTTACCTTTCACAGAGGAAATTCAGCAAGCAA from [Synechococcus] sp. NIES-970 encodes the following:
- a CDS encoding transcriptional regulatory protein GntR family protein gives rise to the protein MATEQLNCNALLIQEQKMESKFMTTSPNKTLYHTVADRIHGLISEGTLQPGDRLPSVRKLHRQWSVSISTVLEAYRLLEDRGLIEARPQSGYFVKTILNFLPDEPSLSTPKSADNPVDTSLAFRVNSSMLNPRIIGLGAAIAGSNLLPIATLNRLMGQVLRAKPEVAHRYSSPQGCEELRHEVARRLIDTGCSITPDQIVITNGATEALYLSLKAVTKPGDTVAIESPTYHLLLETLAALHLQILELPTHPQHGVSLIHLEDALKNHQISACVLIANFSNPLGSCMSDSKKKQLISLINRYNIPLIEDDIYGDLNFTGNRPKAIKSFDTQGLVLYCSSISKTLSPGLRIGWAVPGRYQTKVEQLKMTTNYMTAVAPQLTIAAFLANGGYDRHLRKLRRTYQSQMLNMTQAICHYFPKMTKVSRPKGGYVLWIEMPEIVDTLQLYEDALRHNIAIAPGSMFSSSGSYRKCFRLNFGLPFTEEIQQAMIILGQLLHEQTK